GGAGGGTAGGTAGGGATAAATAGCAAGTATGTAACCACGAATTCATGGTAATTGTCCAATAATTTCCGCTCTGCTTGAGGTGCATTTAATCGGGTGAGTGTCAACGACCTGGTGTAATTTCTAACGGAATAAATATATCCACGGTTTTAAAACCACAGAACAAGTAAGAAACGGCATCATCACACGGGGGGGCGTCTTGGACGAACAAACGTCCGACGAATGGAAGCGAAAACAACGTTAACAATTTACGTGAGAAAAGAGAGGATGGAGAAAGGAAcaaaattatacatacatactacACTGCAGCTAGTGTTGCGTAGTATGTAGTTGGTTATCTGGAACATACCCAGAGGTGCTCAATCTCACCCGACTGTCACGTGTCTTGTATTGTTGTACTAAATACACATGTACACATATATCAGAATACATatgacatatatgtatgtacaccGAGCATAGTTATCACAAGTGACAGCGGTTCAGCTAAAAACTGGGCTCCATTCCTACCATCCAGTGTTTTGACATCAAACGATTATCTCGccgccaaaaatttaaattcgtaTGTCCACCTTTACCGGGTTTCCATACTTAACATCGACTCTTTTCTCAAATTCattcacttaaatttaaaaatctcaatAATGCGCATGAAAGTATCAACTTGTCCTACGAACCCGGCACCTCGACTCCAAAACAAACAAATCGATTCCATACAAGACGaacaataattatctaaacatcctgataattataactgtaataaataattattaattaataataaataaattgtcaactTACTTTTCTCTGGCCTGACTGTCCGAAGGTACTGCGGAACCTTTACCCTTAGCGTACATCGTTGTTTTTACTTGTCAATCACAATAATGTAAATAGtcactgaatatatatataaatatatataaagtttatATGATGAAGGACCGATCACTAGAATCCTtaagttgtaaaataatacccacaataattaatacaacAATCGTCGAGTTAAGTCTTCTTAATACGggttaaaataagaaataaaacaaactaaaaacaaaaaaaaataaataaataaaaaaaaaaagaaattacttaatgaattgttaaatattattggcttagtaatttattattttacttattaaaagACACACGCGTCACACAGGTACGTTGTTACACCAATTGTCCTCTCTCTCACTTGATCCAATAGCTATACAACTCCTCATGGCTTCGTTTGCGGGTTAAACTCCGCTGGACAAGCACACTGTATCGTCATCGTATGGAAACGATGACGATTTGTCGACAGCAAtaatatctatctatatatatggatatgtatagtataatatataactaaTGCAAGTAACTAATGGTGGTGAATAGTGATGGTTGATGAGGACGTTGATTAATACAACGTCGACTAGGACAACGGCAACGAGGACTAGTTGCTGGTGATTATTCCCCGGCGACGCTCTCTATGTTTAATCCGTGGAAGAGGGCGACAGTGAACCTATTGCTATTCCGCTTCCTAGCTGAGCTATCTCCCTCAGTTATATATTAAATGCTCTCGCTCTAGCCCCTGCACATTTCTCCTCCTCTCACTCAAACTAAATATCTCTGTCTTTGTTCATTAGCTCCGTCTCTCTTTTACTCTCGTACTCACGTTCCGGCACGTTGCTCTCGTCTCGTTCTCCCAACTAACCACTACTGCAAGTAagtatttactatatttatatatatatcatgctatttaattattattgttaatcacttatttattatttttatattgttatatttattaatatattactgtgttatttactatttattttttatacgcgTCTCTGACACGTCACTGTAGCAAAGTTACGCCTCTCTCGGTCACTTCACTTTGTCGTCGCACCTTACTTCACCGCGCTACCGCCGCCGTCTCCTCTCCTCTCCCACACAACCTAcactatatatacatgtacatataaatatatatatatatatatatttttggatGTATAGGTATATTTACTTCGATGCCATCCACACTAACAGACTTCGTCCCTTACCGCTTTGTCTGCCACCGTGCAACTTCAAAAACccttcatatatatgtatataaatatatctgtatatttatatacatatatagaaattaaataagtgTACGTACGACGCGCACGCCACTAGACTCGTTTGCTCTTCTCTTGACGGTGTACTTGTCTAAGGGGTGTAGAggtagaaatatatatatatgtatatatgtatgtatgtatttatatagatagatgtatatgtatgtatatataaaatacagtgaaaaatttgtaatcacAGACACGCGTTTTCTACAGTTCgtttacgtaaaaataaaagcgcGCGTGCGCAGTAGTTAAAGTTGCGCGCGCACTCGTTACTTCAAGGCCCAGGCACGGATGCTCAAGGTATTATGGCGcccttttgaatttatttttaaaaattatatatttttttatatctacaGACATgtgtttaaaataagtatatttttattgtttttttattttccggtgaatttaaatttcaaatttagcgGGTTTTTATTTCGGAGCTTAGTTGGGATATTTAggatttgtttatttatttttgtacattCCTGGTGTTAAAAGAGCATTTTGATTGGTAgaagatttataattatgtatacatatatatgtaatttaaaaatgtgtaaGAGTAGTCAGTATTACTCGGTACTGTACACTGACACATTTCAGTCACGGGTTCACCCACGAAGATTTTGTATATCGTATAGGTAtagatgaaatgaaaatagCGAAGGCGGGAGGTACGAGAACCAGCGAGTTTAGCCGACGCGAAATACCCGACAATTGACGAGGCGTCGAGGGGCCGGATAAGGGAGACACTGGCTGTTCTCATGGGTGTACAGCTTCCCCTTTCTCATTTTTCTCTTTAAATCGATATATATTCTAGCGAATAGTAATTTagactattttaaaataaaatcctccagtattcaaatttttaaaaaatgttcccTATCAATATCCGCATTTGTCTTCACCACCGCTGTCTATCATTTTTCCACATGCATGTCTTTTAGATAAAAGTACCTATATGTAGTTGTTAGGAtgggtaaaaaataatgaatgaaattcCTTTCACAGGATATTTACTACAAGCATTGAATTGTGGAGTAAAAGTTGTACAGTATCTTATATGGATGGATGGACCAGGTACCATAACATGGGAAGAATTTTTCGAGAATGCGAAAAGTTTTGCCCGAGTTTCAGATGAAATTTTCGACAGTTGGGAACTACGTGGTGACAAGGTACAAGTCGATCGATAGAGGAATGACTCGCCGGGAACTgcaatatatgaatatacctctgtctttctcttttttattCGCGTGCGCACTTTCTTTACCATTTATGCACATgcgttttcaaatttaaacttttaaattatttttaattaataacaataatcactactattattatctgAATTACATTCATTTTAAGGAGATAAGGTAATTactatatgtatttttttttttaattcaaggaTGTACCTGCTCAGGCTTATTTAGTTCGCCGGGTCAAAACCTTTGTATCAAGGGACTATTTAGATTGTAAGGATAatgtggaatttaaaaaaaatttaattaaaaataatgaagatgatgatgatgatgatgatggagATATATATGATGATCCTTTTGAAGCTAAAAACAATTTAGATGTACCATTTATTACGGAGCATCATGTACTTTGGTCCTTAAGTTACAGCGTACCGATATTATTCTTCAATGGTTGGATATCTGGTATGCAAAAGTTgtgatttttattcttttaaatgtatacagtatgttaaatatttagtacTACTCTACCTTGACGACTAGTCTCGATGCCCGGTAAGTACGATCGGCACTAGACCTTAATCCGCGAAAGTGCTGCTTCAGAAAACTGATTCCACGAAAATTACTGTAAGgtcgatatatgtatatttatctatatccatgtacttttttttttggagggattatttttaatgtacttCTTTTGTGttgtacatataaatatatatgtatatatttattgatatatatgaAGATTTAGTTGATTTGCATTATTGTCAAtgtatcataataaatttttagatatcaGCATCGAATTTTGAAGTTTCAGTGACTACAGTCAGTCAaaacaagataattttttagtcaatGCGCAGAAACAAACTTATTTCGACCCTTGGGAACAAACGGTGCTGCGACAAAATATCCCAGACAAAATAACCGCGACGAAATATccttaagaaaaatttataacatacTAGTAATAAACGAATAATGTTTCTGCCCACTGACTGAAagcttttgaaatttaaactttgatacttttcatttttttaatagtaatttcagaccattaattttacttacataaatgacagttctgactgtgattaagttttataaaaattagtgtcaataaatagtatttatagtttctgcttaattacaaatttgaaatGACAATTTACGCTTACGCTAATAGTTGATGACACCATTGGTCGAAAATTGAATTGTTTCTGACTGACtgctgacactgaaactttaagttcCAATGCAAGTACTCATGAAAAATCTAGCGTGTAACTCAGGGTGAAATTCGATTTCAGACCGCGGATGATATCAGCCAACTTCACTCtggtctgaaatcgttttgtttcatcccttgtcacacaatatactatataACGATATGTAGCAGAGCAGTTTCATACACTGATAATggtaatattatatatgatgatTTGTATGATATTTTTGTGTTTACGATTGTCTATACATGAAccaattgtaaatattttttgtatagcGCTTAataaagcaataaattattgcaaAACGTCGCGCGCACTTCCatgaaagaataataaatatgtacttttttttggagggattatttttaatgtacaaCTTCTTTTGTGTTgtacatataaatgtatatatatttattcatatacagaaaaaaataaactttgaaaaatagtttgaaattataacccggAACCTGGATGTCAATACAGGAAATTTTAACATTCTAAACAATAAGCTTAATAATCcatgtcataaatttttatataatgttcaagttacaatttttaaagttcaaatattaattttttcttagataattaattgtaatatttatcctATAATTACTaacgttttaattataaatgaagaaattaatatttagaatGATAGTATTTACTGATCACTTTATCATTATGTTACTTGTCGtttctcaatttatatagTTCATTTGTTTCCGTGTATGTATGtagatttaattgatttgcaTTATTGTAAATGtatcgtaattaatttaaaattttaaccgcgaaatcgaaaaattttctaatagaGTAGAAGTACCGTTTTTGGTCCTTTTAGGGTCAGTTTTAGCcacttagaaattttaaataaaataatttgcaaaatACGCAATggtacaattaattttttaaatgtgtctGAAGATACTTTTACCAcactattacaattaaattttttttaaataagtttccATGATTTGAAATAGagtattaaatgtccaaaaatggagcagtggccacaaatggtacttctacactaattataattttttttctatgtaaataaatttaaaaaaaataatgtaatgtgtaattgtaaaaagtaatatatttataaaatttattagattttcCTGGAGTAAATCCTGTAAGTGTTGAGCTCGCACAAAAGCTTGTACGTGACAATGACACGAGTCTAGGATATAACGAGTTATCGCAAGCGATTCATCCGATCCTTGGTACGACATTCCTCCAGCTTCATCCCTGTATGTCCAAAGAATTAATTCAGAGCACATcaaaaaggtaaaaaataaactcatattgttcgttaatttttttttaataataataataataataataataattaatcctctgtatgattattttttttagtaaaaataaattggtaaGCTGGCTCAGCGCTGTTTCACCTGctgcattaaatttaaaaattaaaaatgaatatttcaaGTTGACAAATCCCGACTGACTTTTAATTactaagataaattttatttaatatttattataaataatttatttcagtgatggaaaaataaatttctgttaCTGATAAATAATCTGTTAGTCATTTGATTTGTTAAAACTGATGgagtatatttaataatttattacatatgaaaatatatgtcATTGAAGATCAGATAtacattgaaataaatcaCTCATAACATtgctattttttatatgttgatataaatataaaataatcgagAGTTGTACCAGGACAACCGCCATCGATGCGTTTGCAAATGATGAGAATATTGATCCCATGAGTGAATGCGCGTGTCTGTTTTCTCAgtagacatatatatgaatgtatttTATGAATCCtgcatttactttttttaattacacacaTAGATTTATCAGTACCAAACCTTGaaatgcaatatttaaattaattcccaaaataacaaaaaactaaactctgtttttttttcctcaaaaactttaatacgaatttttattctctaattaaattcaaaaaatagttGGATTGTATCACAGATTTTTATTCcattgaataaaaagtttaaaataaaattacgtcTACTCTTAAACTcctcattaaattaaaaaaatttattttgaattattaaatttatcgtacTTTCTAAGCtcattaaatgtaattttatattaaatttctctAATTGGTATTTAAAAACCATCAGGGCTCattatttgtttcaattatCAAGAAGattacaaaagaaataatgacagcaagaaaaaaaaagataattaaaaaaaagaagatggAACGTGAATAATGTCATCTACACGGATTTAAAAGAGAGAAAATAAGAAATCCTGAAAGAAAATGCGCCTAAATACGAAGAGAAGGTGGAAAATTTATCGTAGGGATGCGCGTTGCCATGGATACGTCAAGCTACCGCTTGTTGCGTACCAACTCTCTGTACTACTACTATACATACAACACATCAGCGACTATAGCTACCTCAAGGGATCCTCTGTCTCTCAATTTTTCTCTCTCCTTGATCTAGTACTACTCTATAACCGATAAGTGaagattattaatattaaaatatgccattatttttttttctcaatcta
The sequence above is drawn from the Microplitis demolitor isolate Queensland-Clemson2020A chromosome 3, iyMicDemo2.1a, whole genome shotgun sequence genome and encodes:
- the LOC103568563 gene encoding ubiquitin-like-conjugating enzyme ATG10; the encoded protein is MDGPGTITWEEFFENAKSFARVSDEIFDSWELRGDKDVPAQAYLVRRVKTFVSRDYLDCKDNVEFKKNLIKNNEDDDDDDDGDIYDDPFEAKNNLDVPFITEHHVLWSLSYSVPILFFNGWISDFPGVNPVSVELAQKLVRDNDTSLGYNELSQAIHPILGTTFLQLHPCMSKELIQSTSKSKNKLVSWLSAVSPAALNLKIKNEYFKLTNPD